Proteins from a genomic interval of Rosa chinensis cultivar Old Blush chromosome 2, RchiOBHm-V2, whole genome shotgun sequence:
- the LOC112183540 gene encoding eukaryotic translation initiation factor 3 subunit G, producing the protein MRPGSGDATQPAKPRWADIDEEDGQEELDLLLLPPKQVIGPDEKGMEKVIEYKFNEKGQKVKITTTTTTTTRTKSHLMSKAAVERRSWPKFGGAVNEDAGANLTAVSKEEIMLERPKALGANKAQELPKSTSGNGGGNTTLKVCRTCGKKGDHWTAQCPYKDLAPPSSEDISSSEAATTSKIGTYVPPGLREGVKRALRNDENSVRVSNLSEDTRDPDLHELFSPFGAISRAHVVLERDTQVSRGFGFVDFLNKEHGQRAIDKLNGYGYDNLILRVEWATPRPRPN; encoded by the coding sequence ATGAGACCAGGATCGGGTGATGCTACCCAACCGGCCAAGCCCCGGTGGGCAGATATCGATGAGGAGGACGGACAGGAGGAGTTGGACCTCCTCCTTTTGCCGCCAAAGCAGGTGATTGGCCCCGACGAGAAGGGGATGGAGAAGGTGATTGAATACAAATTCAATGAAAAGGGTCAGAAGGTCaagatcaccaccaccaccaccaccaccaccaggaCCAAATCTCACCTCATGAGTAAGGCGGCCGTGGAGAGGCGCTCCTggccaaaatttggtggtgcCGTCAATGAAGACGCCGGTGCCAATCTGACAGCGGTTTCCAAAGAGGAGATCATGCTTGAACGCCCCAAGGCTCTTGGCGCCAACAAGGCACAAGAACTACCAAAGAGTACTAGTGGTAATGGAGGAGGCAATACTACTCTCAAGGTTTGTAGGACTTGTGGTAAGAAAGGTGACCACTGGACTGCACAGTGCCCATACAAAGATCTTGCCCCGCCGAGTTCCGAAGATATTAGCTCATCCGAGGCAGCCACAACTAGCAAGATTGGTACATACGTTCCTCCGGGTTTGAGAGAAGGAGTGAAGAGGGCTCTGAGGAATGATGAAAATTCAGTTCGGGTGAGCAACCTTTCGGAGGATACCCGGGACCCCGATTTGCATGAACTTTTCAGTCCTTTTGGTGCCATAAGCCGTGCTCATGTTGTTCTTGAGAGAGACACCCAAGTTAGCAGAGGATTTGGTTTTGTTGACTTTCTCAACAAGGAACACGGCCAAAGAGCCATAGACAAACTCAATGGGTATGGTTATGACAATCTCATCCTTCGGGTAGAATGGGCCACGCCCCGGCCCAGGCCCAATTGA